gtaataattctgtctctgtttccAAAAATGTTTATGTTAATTTCTCATTTTTTTGTGTCGTCATTGTCTTCACACAGAAACACCCGCTACCCATACTTCAAAGGAGGAAGAAAAGGAGGACTCAATactgtcaacacagacagtgaTCACTATCGGAGTTGGTGGAGGCGTCTTTCTCCTGGCTGTTGTTGTGGTCTCTGTGGTTCTCTGCCAGAGGAAAGGTAAGACGATGTAGACTATTAGTGATATTGTTTCATGTAGTAGCAATGATAGTTATAGTAGTGATgttggtagtagtagtagtagacagtagtagtagtagtagtagtagtagtagtagcagtcgTAGTAGTAGTGATGAATGTTGTCGTTGTGGTTGTCATTTTTTACTGATTGTGGCGGTGATGGTCGTGGTGCTGTCGTTCATCCCAAATTCCTCTTTCCTTTGCTGATGTAATATAGCAGTAGTAGTATAATTGTTAATAGTAGTATTGGTattagaagtagtagtagtagtagtatgagttgttgttgttgttgttgctgttgttgttgttggtgttgttgttggtgttgttgttggtgttgttgttggtgttgttgttggtgttgttgttgttgttgttaatctccttcttcttcttcttcttcttctttctgatgatggtggtggacaTGGCAACAATTATTTGTTTGATTACATCTCTACTTTCTTTTCTTATCCGTGTCTGTTTCGTTCTCTTAATTGTCTTtttgtcttcctttctttctttgtttctttatatttttctctctttcattctttctgtcTGCAGTTGGAAGATGTTGCAGCTCCGCACGACTAACTTACAATCCAAGAACAGCGCAGACCGATGGATGCCACCGAGCACTATCAGGTGTTCACAGTCACCTACACTTTGTGGCCCCCGAGCACAGTCAAGAGAGTGAGTCAAGTGAGGAAATGTGTGTATAGCATATAATTATGTGAATAGTGATTTGTGTCCGTATGGTTAATTGTTGTATGTAGGTTGTGCATTTAATTGTTCTAGTCTGTATGTGTTATGTTGTacagggcctagagccatagatTAGGCACATACAATGTCCAGTTATtagtatcattattattatgtatcAGATGTTGGCTTTGTGAAAATACATGGAGAGTGTTGCTTGGGGTCGGTTCATTGTAAATGTATTTGTTTCCCTGCAGAGTAGGAGACAGGAAGTTACAGCTGTCCTTGCAATTGTTCAATTGTGTGTGTAGTTGCATTGATAttcattttggagaaaagggtAGTGGGCACGTTTGTGATTCACTAgttaaattgtaaaaaaggcacACATTGTGTTAGTGTGACTACGAATGTTtgcatgcgtgcgcgtgcatgtatttgcgtgtgtgtgtatgtgtgtgtatgtgtgtatgtgtgtgtatgtgtgtgtgtgtgtgtgtgtgtttgtgcatgtgtctgtgcgtgtgtgtgcgtgtgcgtgcgtgcgtgcgtccgtgcgtgcgtctgtACCGTCTTTTCTCTCGTTCTTAGCAGTAGCATATCATGGTCAGCTGTAGTGCTCTTACCCCGTAGTAAGGTTAAGTCTCTTTTGTCCTACCGCCTATGTGTTAAGGTCTTGGTTTACTGTTGTTTACATGTTTATGTTCACAGCGCAAAGTCAAGACTTTGAGACATTCCATGACAGCGGCACGTCAGTGAGACAAGACAACGATGACACCAGACGCTGCAATCAGTCGGACGAATGTTCAAGTGGCGGTTATACAGACGAGGACATATATGTTAACCAGGAAGCATGGTGTGCTTAGAGTGTAAACAAGCTGTCTGAAATTACTGCGCGATGTCTCTTGGTTTTGGTCGCCTTATAATTGTGTCGGCCTAATCGTTtgattaagtgtgtgtgtgtgtgtgtgtgtgtgtgtgtgtgtgtgtgtgtgtgtgtgtgtgtgtgtgtgtgtgtttgcacgcagaggcacacacacagacacacacatagacagacacacagagagacagacacacgcacgaacgcgtGCACGCCCAAGCGATTAGTCAGCAATATTGTTTGTAATAATTTCGTTAACAGTTGCTTATTTCCGTAACTGTGTGTAACGTCAAAAGCGTCAAATTCAAGAACGTCCATACCTTGTCATCAGCGAGTTAACTCAACATTTACAATGAATCACtgatttttcttctgtttttgatGATCGAACAATATCATTTTGTTcacaaaataaattgtcatgctcGTTTATGCCAGAA
This region of Littorina saxatilis isolate snail1 linkage group LG8, US_GU_Lsax_2.0, whole genome shotgun sequence genomic DNA includes:
- the LOC138973600 gene encoding uncharacterized protein isoform X1; this translates as MFLKTLLSSLVVLVTIQRWYCSGAFVHYDIIVRERLNVTLKLSITKTAYENNIKSLKVSVKHQSGNILFCQVLHLNKTPSSSPGCRYDLKKREYYVTRQLKDPDGEMWELTAGLTNRKTLHQLVEIEIPETPATHTSKEEEKEDSILSTQTVITIGVGGGVFLLAVVVVSVVLCQRKVGRCCSSARLTYNPRTAQTDGCHRALSGVHSHLHFVAPEHSQESESTQSQDFETFHDSGTSVRQDNDDTRRCNQSDECSSGGYTDEDIYVNQEAWCA
- the LOC138973600 gene encoding uncharacterized protein isoform X2, producing MFLKTLLSSLVVLVTIQRWYCSGAFVHYDIIVRERLNVTLKLSITKTAYENNIKSLKVSVKHQSGNILFCQVLHLNKTPSSSPGCRYDLKKREYYVTRQLKDPDGEMWELTAGLTNRKTLHQLVEIEIPETPATHTSKEEEKEDSILSTQTVITIGVGGGVFLLAVVVVSVVLCQRKVGRCCSSARLTYNPRTAQTDGCHRALSGVHSHLHFVAPEHSQETQSQDFETFHDSGTSVRQDNDDTRRCNQSDECSSGGYTDEDIYVNQEAWCA